The DNA segment TTTTTCTTGTTTTTTATAATTTTATTTCGTATTTTGCAGTAATTACGAATTACGAATTATATTAACATCTTCATAAATATCTGCCATCGTTAAATTCAACCCAACAGAATCTAAACGTAATTTATCGTCTTTACCTAAAACTTCCATTGACCAGTTACCCCCAACTTCTCGGCGATAAATTTCTACTTTGATTTGGTCTTGATATACCAACACATATTCTTGCAAACTATCTAGCATTTGATAATTAATGCGTTTTTCTCGTTTATCTGTGGTTTCTGTGGAATTAGATAAAACCTCGATAATTAAGCTAGGACAAGTTTTAAAATATCTTTCTTTATCTTCGGGGTCACAAGTAACTAAAATATCAGGATAATATAATATCTCGGCGTTCTGTACCTTAACTTTAACTTTCATATCTGACATGAAAGCACGACAGAAACTACCGCGAAGATGGGAGCGTAATAGGTTGTAAATGTTACCTGCTATTAGGTTGTGTTCTTCACTAGCACCCGCCATTGCAAAGACTTGTCCGCCTATGTATTCATGACGAATATCGCTGGATTTCTCGGCTTCCAGGTATTCTGCAACTGTCAGAATATTTAGAGGAAATTGCATGGTTTTTATGTGGGATGAGTTGTGATTGATTTTCGGACTACCAAATTTTACTCATCTTTAAAGTAAATCCTGGTAAAACGTCTTCACCGCTCACAGTTTCAGGATTTTTTACACATTCTTCTGGTTGTCCAGGACGATAAATATAAACTTGGCGATGTTTACGGTCAATTAACAAAGCTAATTTTATTTCTGGTTCCTGCATATATTCTACCATTTTGTCTTTTAATGGTTGCAGGTTATCAGAAGCTGACCTTAATTCAATCAGAAAATCTGGACAAATAGGGGCAAATTTTTGTTTTTGTTCTGATGTGAGTTGATTCCACCGGGCTAATTTTATCCAGGATGCATCAGGCGATCGCTCTGCACCTGTTGATAGTTTAAAACCTGTGCTAGAATCAAAACAAATGCCCGTGCCGTCTTGTTCTGCCCAAATATATAACTGTCCAGCAATATTAAAGTTACGGTTTCCTGTTTCTGAACCTGTAGGCGGCATAATTGAGATTTCTCCAAATTTATTCCTCTCAATGCGTAAGTCGCGGTTTTCTTGACAGAATTCAAAGAATTGTTCGTCTGTCATGGGCATTGATGAGGGAAAATGTAATATCAAAGGGGATGAAAGCATGGTAAATCTCTCCTACTTTGCTTACCCAAACAATTTAATTATATCTATATATAAAAATGGTGGGTTACGCGATCGCTAACCCACCCTACGAATATACTAATATTGGTGTTACTAAAACTTATTTGTTAGGTTGAGGAGTCATCCGCAAATAGGGTTTGATTTCTTTGTAACCTTTGGGGAATTTATCTTTGAGAACTTCGGGATCTTTCAATGATGGCACAATTACGCAGTCTTCCCCGTCTTTCCAGTCAGCTGGTGTTGCTACGCTGTAATTATCAGTTAATTGCAGAGAATCAATTACTCGCAATAGTTCATCAAAGTTGCGTCCGGTGCTGGGGGGATAGGTGAAGCTAAGACGCAGTTTTTTGTTGGGGTCGATCACGAAAACCGAACGCACTGTAATATTTGCAGCTGCGTTGGGGTGAATCATATCATAAAGGTCAGAAACCTTTTTGTCTGCATCTGCGAGAATGGGATAGTTGAGAGCAGTTCCTTGAGTTTCTTCGATATCTCCTACCCAACCATTATGGGAGTCAACATCATCAACGCTGAGTGCGATCGCTTTCACGTTACGCTTGTCAAATTCGGGCTTCAGTTTCGCAACTGTGCCTAATTCTGTGGTGCAAACAGGTGTAAAGTCAGCAGGGTGAGAAAACAGCACTACCCAGCTGTCACCCGCCCATTCGTAAAAGTTGATATCGCCGTGTGTAGAGGCTTGTGTAAAGTTGGGTACTGTATCACCAAGACGGAGAGTCATGCTAGATTCCCTGTAATTTAAAAAGGCTTATGTATTTTACATTGCGATCATGGCATAAAGCACAATTTCTGCCTTGGCTTTTCGCCGTTTGTAACAAAATTTTAATTTTTTAGCGCCTCAAGAGAAGCAATTGAAAATTAACAATTACGGAATATCTGATTTTGTGATAATTTCTTGGTAGGCTTGGATGATTTGACGCGCGATCGCAGTCCAACTAAAATACTCTAAAGCATATTTTTGGGCATTTAACCCCCGTTGCTGACATTCTTGGGGATTTTGCAATGCTTCTGTCATTAATTCTACAAAAGCTTCCACCTCTGTTGCACCTACCCACCCCGATTTGCTATCACGCACCTGTTGCCAAATATGCACCTGGTCAGAAATAACTACGGGTATACCTGCTACCATTGCTTCAGCGACAGCAATCCCAAAATTTTCATAGTAAGAAGGTAAAACGAATAAATCAGCAGCTTGCAGTAAACTAGCTTTTAACTCACCACTGACAAAGCCTGTGATGGTAGTGTGCGATCGCAATGGTGAATTGGCAATCTGAGATTTTATCTTTTGCTCATAATCTGGATCTTGAGAATTTGTCCCAGCTAAAACAAAGTGAAAATTGCACTGGGATACTAAAAGCTTTTCTAGCGCTGGAATCAGCAAATCTAACCCTTTTTTTTGGTCAATTCGCGACATAAATAACACCAACGGCAAATCTTCTGGTATTCCCCATTTACTACGTACTAAATTTCCCTCATCTCCCACCTTTTCCGGGGGAATCACACCCAAAGGAATTACCAAATCTCGCGTCACGACTCCAAAGCGTTCTGATATTTTTGCTTCTTGGTCGCTGGTAAAATGAATTGCTGCTGCATCAGCTAGATTACGACGTTCAATAAGTCCAGCATAAAGCCGTTTTAATTGCTTTTTTTTCCGTAAATCAGCAGGGTCAAGAGTTCCCAAAGGACGCAAAATATAAGGTAGCTGTTGCTGACGACAGACCCTAGCCGCAGCACTACTTATAGGAGAGAATAAAGCATGAATATGTGCCAAATCATATTCACAAGCATGAACTTTTAACCATTGTAATAAATCCAGGGAAAACTTATAACGCCGAAATGGGGCGCAACGAAAATAAATGATTTTATAACCATCTTGTTTCACTGGACAATTTAAAGTCACATCCAGCGGTTTTTGTCCAGTATCACCATTACTATCAGTTGTGAGAATCGTAATATCTACTTCTTCTTTTGCCAACGCCGAAGCCAGCCCAATTACCATTTGGCTGGGACCGCCATAAATCAGAGAAATTGAAGGAATAATTTGTAAAATTTTCATGATTTTGCGTTCTTCTTTGCGCGGACTTTTAATAATTTACCAGTTGTTGATAAAACTCAAATTGCTGCTGTGCTAAAGCTTTATTAGTATATTTATGCATCGCCTTTTCATAACCCCTCTTACCAAGAGTTGCGGTCATATCTGGTTTTTCTATTAATTGCACTAAGCAATCAGCCAAAGCTTTAAAATCGCCTTCAGGAAATACTAAACCAGCATCACCAATGACATGAGGAATTTCACCAGAATCGGAACCAATCACCGGAACATGGCAAGCCATAGCCTCAATTAGTACATGACCAAATTGTTCTTTCCAGCCCACAGAAGTTAAAGTTTTAAATTTATAAGTAGTTTCTGAAGGTAGTACCAAGGTACTCATTAAGTTGATATAGTTAGCAACTTGATCATGGGGGACACTTTCTACAAAAATCACCCGTTCTCTAATATTATTTTCTGTGGTAAATTTAATTAATTCTGCTTGTAACTCTCCCCGTCCCAGTAGTAGTAATTTCCAAGGTTTATCCGGGATACTCACCAAAGCTTGCACAAGGGTTAATAAACCTTTCTCTGGAACAAAACGCCCCACAAATCCCACAACAAAATCCTCAGATGTAATCCCCAATTGACTGGATAATTCTGGTTGTGCTTTGGGAGTAAACAGGCGTTCATCAACACCCAATTGTGGCATAACTTGAATTGGCCCTGCATATCCTCTTTGTCTGAGAACTTCCGCCCCATCTTGATTACCAGCAATAATGCCGTGACTATGCTGAAGATTATATTTCTCTAATAAACTAATCGGAAATTTTAGTTCGTAAGGCAGATTCCACCAAGTAAAAAATATATTTTTTGCCTTAATTCCTAATAGCTGATTCAGAAAAATCATCTGAGTATATGCTAGTCCTTTAGAACCTTGTTCTACTTGGATAACTTGGGGACGAAATTCTCTTAATAAAGAGATTAAGTCAGTCCCAAAGGTGAGAAGACCTTGATGATTTTGACTGAAGTTAGAAATGGGGACAATTCTAAAATTGCCTTCATCACGATATTGAGTGGTAATAATTTTGTTTTGTACACCACCAGGCTTCCAGGTTTTGGGGACGATAACTGTGACTTCAATTCCTGGTTTTAATTGTGCTAAAGCCCGTAGTTTTTCACAGTTAAGGTCTACAATATAGGAATGACTAGCAATTAAGATTTTCATAAAATTGGGGTGGTTCTTAATAGTCAGATGTCAGATTTACATTTTTTTGGCTAATACCATCTCTGTGTAAAGCTGCGCTGAATTTTTTTCCTTCTTTCCTTCTTTGTGTACTTTGTGTCCTTTGTGGTTCGTTCCTCCTATAATTCAGCGCATCCTCATAAAGAATTGGTATAAGAGGATGTTTGTTGGTCAAGGTGACTGTAAGTCTGACCATCATTCCAGATTGACTGAATGACAGTACCCAAGGCTTTGAGAAAACCTAAAGTGTAAAAAATACCGCGACTGAAAATTTTCATAGGGGAACCACTTTTGTTACAAGGTGGGTGTCCTAAAACGTGACAGTCAAATAAAGCGGCGTATAGGCGTAAAGCTTGGATTGCGTCCAGGTTTTTTAGCGCCATTAAAAAATGATTGTGATAGAAGGTCAGTTGATACTGAAGCGATCGCATACTAATATCATGACAACCCCCAGTTTCTTCGCCCAAATGTATCAAATAAGCCTCTGGGTCATACCAAATTTTATATCCAGTCTGTCGGATTCGCAAACAAAAATCTGACTCTTCGCGCACCGCACTACCGCGAAACCTCTCGTCAAAGTTCAGTCCGTATTTAGTAAAAATTTCGCGGCGAAAAGACATATTGCAACCCCTAGCTGTCAGCACTTGCTGGGGTTTGATTGTGTGGACTAAATCAATGTGATACCAAGCAATTCCAGGGTCCATTGCTTCGGGAGGTAGATATTCAATCTGCAACTCCCCACCTGAATCACTTAATTTACCTCTGTCAAATACCCGCCCAGCAACAGCCCCGATTTCTGGATTCTGCACATAATTTTTGGCATGGGCTGCTAAAAATTCTGGGGTAATTTTCACATCATCATCAATAAATAAAATTATTTCACCTTTTGAGCGCCGCACACCATAATTACGCGCCCCTGGTAAACTCGCCCAGTCTAAGCGAAACCATTGGATTTGATCGGCTGCGGATATTTCTTCCAGGTAAGCTTGAGTTTCTGGTTCGTGTGTGGGAGATTGGTCTACTACCAAAACTTCAAAGTTGGGATAGTCCTGATTTAAAACATCTATAATGCTATACTGTAGCGTTTCTTCTCTCCCATAGGTGGGAATGATCACGGAAATCAAAGGCAAATCATTCATGTCTTTTGATATTCAAATAAACTTGCTGCTTGACCATCGAATTGCCTGCTAAATTTAGCATTAAACTTGAATCGGTGAAAACTTCTTCTTTGTTGTTTTTACAGGCTCGGCATTTTGTTTTTCTTGTTTTTCCAGTAATGGTAGTTTGAACAGTACCCCTGCAAAAAACCAGTAATATACAGCAACTGGATCAACATCTAAAGGATAATAGTAAGTATTATAGCTAATAAACAGTATAAACACCCACAAACTAGCTCCATAGATTCGGAAATTACGGTCTTTGATGGAACGATATGTTTTGAAACCAGTAATTGTCAGGGTTGTGACCAAAGCTAAAAATGCCAATACTCCTACGATACCTACCTCCCACAGCACCTTCGGGTAGTATGTTTCTACTAACTTGGTTCTACCCAATACCCTAGCTGAGTTAGTAGCCCGTCCTAAGCCGCTGCCTATGGGACTAGCTACATTTTTCCAATTTTCCTGAAACTGATTAAGAATAAACTCTTCGGGGGGTGCAGCTTCCACTCGACCCACAAAACTATCTATCCGTTCTTGCACAATTTCCGGGTTACTTACCATGGCAATTCCCAGAATTAGGGCAAGTCCTATTCCCATGGGGATAAAGCGTTTCAGGTTACGAATTTGACCAGTCAGTATTAGTAAGAGTAGGAAGCACACAGGCACTAGGGCTAAGGCAATTCTCTGTCCGGAGATGACTGCATTGATAAAAACCGTTGCCAAAGAACCTAAACCTAGTAGTCGCCAAATAACTGAAGGATCAGCGAAACCTGTGGCAAAGGCAAAAAAGGTGCTAGATATCAAAAACCATGCCCATTGCCAAGGGGCTACAAAGGTTCCTGGTAAGCGAATTACTCCCTGACTAGGACTATAGAGTAGAGAGCCACCAAAATAACAGCGCGCGTCTAGTGTTGCTTTAAATAAATCTGCACCTGAAGCATTTCTAGTACCTTCACATACTCCAGTGAATAGTAATACGTATTGAATAATTCCCAGGGTACAGCAGATAAGTATGAGTACAACCTGTAAGCGCGATAAAAATAGAAAGTCTTTTGTATTCCGAATGAAATAGTAAGCACAAGTAATCAAGGGTATATAGCCCAAAAATACTTTCAGTCCGAGAATGCCCATAGCTATGGGATTTTCATTGGGTGCTGTTTGCATCAGTCCTACAGGGGGAGGATTGAGTTGTTGTCCACCATTGATAAATATCAGTGTTAGCAGGGAACAGCCCAATAAAATAAACAGCGGAGTTTTAATAGCTTTGGGAACTATTAGAGGTAACCCTTGCTGACGGCAAGTTTGCCAAAATGCGATCAAGGCGGGAACATAGAAAGCATCTTTAGCCAATTGCAGGACGGGACTGTTGCCGATGTAATATGTGATAGTACCTGCAAATGGCATATAAATCAGAAAAGCAAACAAGGCTGGGCGGGGGTATTTGTAGGAAAAGGAGAGGATCAGGATTGCCAAAACGCCAGGAATAGCTACTTTAATGCCACCTACTAAAAACAGTAGAATGCCAAAAAAGACACTAGTGACGGCAGAGGCTGTCAGCAGGGTGGTAAATTCTTTACGTGCTTGGGCTGATTTACGCTTCTGGGCTAACCTTTCTTTGAGGGTGAGAATAGAACTTTCCTTTTTTTCCGGCTTTTTTAACTTTTTCGATTTCTGGGATTTTGATTTTAATTTCGGCATAAACAAGAATTTTTATAAAGATTGTATAAACCAAATTCATTTTTAATTAATTGGTTTGACAATTCCTGATTGCAAATAGTAAATTCCGACTTTGTAGATCATAATATAGCGGGTTTTTCCCGGTTATAGCATATAAATTGCATAGGCAAAAATCAGATATCAAAAAATTTTATCCTACTGGATATCTTGTTGAGCAGATGAATCGCAAATGTTACAGCTTCTGCATCTCAAATAGGTTATTTATACGCAAAAGCTGTAAGAGGATGTTTGAAAAGTCTAATTTATTACTAGCCCAGGCGACTAGAAGTCGCGGCTATACAAACCAAACCCGCACTTCGACAAGCTCAGTGACCACCTGCGCGGGTTAAAAACCTTAATTTTTCATTAGTCCAGGTCGGTGGACTTGGCCTTTGTAGTAGCGTATCGCTAACGCGAAGCGTAGCCATATTATATTCGCCCATAGGGTAGCGTGGCGTTAGCCATAAATTTTTCAAACACCCTCTAAAACAAAAGATGTTTTGAGCAAAAAATTAGACCATAAGATGTTGCTGGACTTGAGAGACTAATTCATTTGTCCAGTGGTTAGCCAGTTCAGCATTAGCTGCTTCTACCATGACTCTGATCAGTGGTTCTGTGCCAGAAGCCCGGACTAATATTCTGCCGGCATCACCCAGTGCAGCTTCGGCTTGAGCGATCGCTTGTTGTACAGGTTGACAATTTTGCCAATTTAATCGGCGATCGCGATCTATGACTCGCACATTCCGCAACAATTGGGGATAAGTCTCAAAGCTTTGATCTACCATTTCGCTGAGGGGAACACCTGCCTGTTTGACTAAAGCTGCTATATGTAAAGCTGTTAATAAGCCATCGCCGGTAATAGCGTAATGACGGCAAAGAATATGACCTGATTGTTCACCGCCTAACATTCCCCCAGTCTTGATCATTTCTGCTTGTACGTATTGATCACCGACGGCGGTACGAATTAAGTTGCCACCCTGTTTTTGCCAAGCCCTTTCAAAGCCTAAGTTGGCCATGACTGTGGAAACAATCAGATTATCTGGCAGTTTTTGCTGTTCTTGTAGGTGTTTTCCCCACAAGTAAAGAATGTAATCGCCATCGACTTGCCTACCAGTATGATCTACAGCTAAGACGCGATCAGCATCGCCATCAAAGGCAAAACCCAAGTCAGCGTCATGTTCCTTAACTGTGGCTTGCAAAATTTCTAGGTTAGTGGAACCGCAATTAACGTTAATGCGATCGCCATCTGCTTCATTATGTAAGCAGATTACCTCTGCGCCCATTTGGGTAAAGATTTTTGGTGCTAACCCAACTGCTGCACCCCAGGCTAAGTCTAAGACAATTTTCAGCCCCTGAAGATTCACCGTTTGCTGCAAGGATTGTTTCAAGGTTTCGCCGTACTGACTCACTAATTCCCCACGAGAATAATGCCGTCCACAATTACTGACTTTACCTGTAACTGTATGCCCACGTAGTCCCGCCTCAATCTCTGTCTGCAATGCTGGAGATAACTTAGAACCATTACCATTAAAAATCTTAATCCCGTTGTCTTCTGGCGGATTATGACTAGCAGAAATCATCACTCCACCTATAGCCTCACTGATGCTGGTTAAATAAGCAACGGTGGGAGTGGGACATAACCCCAAATACCAAACCTCTACCCCCGCTGCTGTTAACCCTGCACTTAAAGCCATCGCTAGCATATCGCTAGAGTTTCGCGAATCTTGCCCCAGGATGACTGGCCCCGTTTGACAACTATGATTTTGCAAAACCATTCCCGCCCAAAAACCCACTTGTAATGCTAAGGGCGCATTTAGCAATTCTCCCACTTCTCCACGAATGCCGTCTGTGCCAAATAACGCATTTGTCGGTAGTGGTAATAAGTTCAGCCCAAAATTGCCATCTAAACCTTTCCCTGATTTGTGAGATTCAGACTTAGAAGCACCTCGAATCTCTCCTTGGGTCTTATTTATAGATGTAACCATAAGTTTAAACTCCTGACACCATCACATTGGAAAATATCACTTTACACGTTAGTTCAGCAATTTCTACCGAGCTAACTGTTTATCTGTAATATATACTTGTTTTGAATTTTAAAATCAGCATAACAGCATTTTTTTAAGTAATATTACGTAAATTTTTACTAATTAATTGTCAATATTTTATCTGGCGCTGACTTTCTCCTATTTGATGGTTTGCAATCAAATTCTTCCTGGGGATATTTATTTGCGGCTATTTGACCAGTTAATCCCCGGCTGAAAAATTGTGAATATGAGAATTGTGCAGCGATATTCAAGGTAAAACCAAAATTTAGCTCAAAATCACCAAAAATTTCGGCAATTTTTCTGCTGGAATTCCTCAATTACTGAGCCTTATTGACGTTTTTATCAAAGTACAAGTTCAGGCTACTTAAAAAATTTTAATATAAATTCTCATCAAATAGTTTTAATCTAACGTTTTGATGGCATTTTTTAGCCATTCATAAATCGTAACTTCGGCAGTTAACCTTTTAAGTTGAGAAATTTAGTATGAGCAGCAATTTAGCCAGCAAATTACGTCTAGGCACTAAAAAAGCCCACACGATGGCAGAAAATGTGGGTTTTGTCAAGTGTTTTTTGAAAGGAGTGGTTGAGAAAAACTCTTACCGCAAACTAGTTGCTAACTTTTACTTCATCTACTCCGCGATGGAAGAGGAGATGAAAAAGCACCATCAACACGCGATTATTAGCCAAATTAACTTTCCCCAACTTGACCGCAAGCAAACCTTAGAACAAGATTTGAGTTACTATTTTGGTGCAAACTGGCGGGAACAAATTAAGCTATCGCCAGCAGGTGAAGCTTATGTGCAACGCATCCGCGAAATATCTCAAACAGAACCAGAATTATTAATCGCCCATTCCTATACTCGTTATTTGGGTGATCTATCCGGGGGTCAAATCCTCAAAAATATTGCGGTGACAGCGATGAACTTGTCTGAAAATCAAGGTACTGCTTTCTATGAATTTGCAGAGATTACCGATGAGAAGGCATTCAAAACCCAATACCGTCAAACTCTGGATGAATTACCCCTAGATGAAGCTACAGGCGATCGCATTGTCGATGAAGCTAACGCCGCTTTTGGCATGAATATGAAGATGTTCCAGGAATTAGAAGGTAATTTGATTAAATCCATCGGTGTCATGCTGTTTAACAGTCTCACACGCCGTCGCAATCGTGGCAACACTGAACTGGCTACAGCTGAGTAAAAAAGTATCCTTCTGTGTGATTTAAATCACATTTAAAATTCCAATCCTAAGCTCAACTTTATCCGATGATTTTTCAAAGCTTTCAATCCTGAAATGGCACCTCTAAAATGTTCAAAGCATTGAGAAATATGGGTTATAGCCGAGGCGATCGCCATCAGGTAAATGGATAAAGTTGAGTTTAGTTAAGTTTCTGGTAAAATAATGCTTTGAACTATTTGTCAGCTAAAAAATATCTAGTTGGCATCTTTAAATTACACTAAACTGTTGTGGGGAGGGCAAAGATGCCCGCCCATGTTATGCAAGTTAAATGCCGATTACCCTAACAGGTCAAAATAAAATAATTTATGCTTAAGAAGAAATAATATTTTTACAGTAAAATATCTAGAGTATAAATAAAACTTAAGAAATCAAAATATGGAAGTTTTGTTTTGTTTTGATAAGAAGTATGAACAACACTTTGGCGCAGCTGTAACTTCTCTGATCTTGAA comes from the Nodularia sp. NIES-3585 genome and includes:
- the hpsN gene encoding hormogonium polysaccharide biosynthesis glycosyltransferase HpsN; this translates as MNDLPLISVIIPTYGREETLQYSIIDVLNQDYPNFEVLVVDQSPTHEPETQAYLEEISAADQIQWFRLDWASLPGARNYGVRRSKGEIILFIDDDVKITPEFLAAHAKNYVQNPEIGAVAGRVFDRGKLSDSGGELQIEYLPPEAMDPGIAWYHIDLVHTIKPQQVLTARGCNMSFRREIFTKYGLNFDERFRGSAVREESDFCLRIRQTGYKIWYDPEAYLIHLGEETGGCHDISMRSLQYQLTFYHNHFLMALKNLDAIQALRLYAALFDCHVLGHPPCNKSGSPMKIFSRGIFYTLGFLKALGTVIQSIWNDGQTYSHLDQQTSSYTNSL
- the hpsO gene encoding hormogonium polysaccharide biosynthesis glycosyltransferase HpsO, giving the protein MKILIASHSYIVDLNCEKLRALAQLKPGIEVTVIVPKTWKPGGVQNKIITTQYRDEGNFRIVPISNFSQNHQGLLTFGTDLISLLREFRPQVIQVEQGSKGLAYTQMIFLNQLLGIKAKNIFFTWWNLPYELKFPISLLEKYNLQHSHGIIAGNQDGAEVLRQRGYAGPIQVMPQLGVDERLFTPKAQPELSSQLGITSEDFVVGFVGRFVPEKGLLTLVQALVSIPDKPWKLLLLGRGELQAELIKFTTENNIRERVIFVESVPHDQVANYINLMSTLVLPSETTYKFKTLTSVGWKEQFGHVLIEAMACHVPVIGSDSGEIPHVIGDAGLVFPEGDFKALADCLVQLIEKPDMTATLGKRGYEKAMHKYTNKALAQQQFEFYQQLVNY
- the hpsP gene encoding hormogonium polysaccharide biosynthesis glycosyltransferase HpsP; translated protein: MKILQIIPSISLIYGGPSQMVIGLASALAKEEVDITILTTDSNGDTGQKPLDVTLNCPVKQDGYKIIYFRCAPFRRYKFSLDLLQWLKVHACEYDLAHIHALFSPISSAAARVCRQQQLPYILRPLGTLDPADLRKKKQLKRLYAGLIERRNLADAAAIHFTSDQEAKISERFGVVTRDLVIPLGVIPPEKVGDEGNLVRSKWGIPEDLPLVLFMSRIDQKKGLDLLIPALEKLLVSQCNFHFVLAGTNSQDPDYEQKIKSQIANSPLRSHTTITGFVSGELKASLLQAADLFVLPSYYENFGIAVAEAMVAGIPVVISDQVHIWQQVRDSKSGWVGATEVEAFVELMTEALQNPQECQQRGLNAQKYALEYFSWTAIARQIIQAYQEIITKSDIP
- a CDS encoding Uma2 family endonuclease, with the translated sequence MLSSPLILHFPSSMPMTDEQFFEFCQENRDLRIERNKFGEISIMPPTGSETGNRNFNIAGQLYIWAEQDGTGICFDSSTGFKLSTGAERSPDASWIKLARWNQLTSEQKQKFAPICPDFLIELRSASDNLQPLKDKMVEYMQEPEIKLALLIDRKHRQVYIYRPGQPEECVKNPETVSGEDVLPGFTLKMSKIW
- the hpsL gene encoding hormogonium polysaccharide biosynthesis protein HpsL, which codes for MPKLKSKSQKSKKLKKPEKKESSILTLKERLAQKRKSAQARKEFTTLLTASAVTSVFFGILLFLVGGIKVAIPGVLAILILSFSYKYPRPALFAFLIYMPFAGTITYYIGNSPVLQLAKDAFYVPALIAFWQTCRQQGLPLIVPKAIKTPLFILLGCSLLTLIFINGGQQLNPPPVGLMQTAPNENPIAMGILGLKVFLGYIPLITCAYYFIRNTKDFLFLSRLQVVLILICCTLGIIQYVLLFTGVCEGTRNASGADLFKATLDARCYFGGSLLYSPSQGVIRLPGTFVAPWQWAWFLISSTFFAFATGFADPSVIWRLLGLGSLATVFINAVISGQRIALALVPVCFLLLLILTGQIRNLKRFIPMGIGLALILGIAMVSNPEIVQERIDSFVGRVEAAPPEEFILNQFQENWKNVASPIGSGLGRATNSARVLGRTKLVETYYPKVLWEVGIVGVLAFLALVTTLTITGFKTYRSIKDRNFRIYGASLWVFILFISYNTYYYPLDVDPVAVYYWFFAGVLFKLPLLEKQEKQNAEPVKTTKKKFSPIQV
- the glmM gene encoding phosphoglucosamine mutase encodes the protein MVTSINKTQGEIRGASKSESHKSGKGLDGNFGLNLLPLPTNALFGTDGIRGEVGELLNAPLALQVGFWAGMVLQNHSCQTGPVILGQDSRNSSDMLAMALSAGLTAAGVEVWYLGLCPTPTVAYLTSISEAIGGVMISASHNPPEDNGIKIFNGNGSKLSPALQTEIEAGLRGHTVTGKVSNCGRHYSRGELVSQYGETLKQSLQQTVNLQGLKIVLDLAWGAAVGLAPKIFTQMGAEVICLHNEADGDRINVNCGSTNLEILQATVKEHDADLGFAFDGDADRVLAVDHTGRQVDGDYILYLWGKHLQEQQKLPDNLIVSTVMANLGFERAWQKQGGNLIRTAVGDQYVQAEMIKTGGMLGGEQSGHILCRHYAITGDGLLTALHIAALVKQAGVPLSEMVDQSFETYPQLLRNVRVIDRDRRLNWQNCQPVQQAIAQAEAALGDAGRILVRASGTEPLIRVMVEAANAELANHWTNELVSQVQQHLMV
- a CDS encoding peroxiredoxin, which codes for MTLRLGDTVPNFTQASTHGDINFYEWAGDSWVVLFSHPADFTPVCTTELGTVAKLKPEFDKRNVKAIALSVDDVDSHNGWVGDIEETQGTALNYPILADADKKVSDLYDMIHPNAAANITVRSVFVIDPNKKLRLSFTYPPSTGRNFDELLRVIDSLQLTDNYSVATPADWKDGEDCVIVPSLKDPEVLKDKFPKGYKEIKPYLRMTPQPNK
- a CDS encoding heme oxygenase (biliverdin-producing), encoding MSSNLASKLRLGTKKAHTMAENVGFVKCFLKGVVEKNSYRKLVANFYFIYSAMEEEMKKHHQHAIISQINFPQLDRKQTLEQDLSYYFGANWREQIKLSPAGEAYVQRIREISQTEPELLIAHSYTRYLGDLSGGQILKNIAVTAMNLSENQGTAFYEFAEITDEKAFKTQYRQTLDELPLDEATGDRIVDEANAAFGMNMKMFQELEGNLIKSIGVMLFNSLTRRRNRGNTELATAE
- a CDS encoding Uma2 family endonuclease, whose protein sequence is MQFPLNILTVAEYLEAEKSSDIRHEYIGGQVFAMAGASEEHNLIAGNIYNLLRSHLRGSFCRAFMSDMKVKVKVQNAEILYYPDILVTCDPEDKERYFKTCPSLIIEVLSNSTETTDKREKRINYQMLDSLQEYVLVYQDQIKVEIYRREVGGNWSMEVLGKDDKLRLDSVGLNLTMADIYEDVNIIRNS